A region of bacterium DNA encodes the following proteins:
- a CDS encoding glycosyltransferase family 39 protein — translation MKAKQKKEITIDKKEIIIVSLLLLVALIFRLIYLSSLKANDPSFYNPPLGTDMLTYDNYAKQILDGTFSNKGPYYYGPLYFYFLALIYKIFGIDPYFPRLIQMILGVLTSFLTYLIAKKVFNKPIGYISLIISILYAMFYIHEGVLLMESLITFLNTLSIFLLLRIEDNPSYKNIAFAGISLGLSALARANILLFIPFLLPWMLINSKFKIQNSKFLRYGFLCLIILLTISPATIRNYLVSGRFVLISTNGPVNLWIGNNPYADGEYTYPPSHYQKMVDDIVRKKGDGAYIDEVIRFFKNNPKGFFLLQLKKFLLFWQAYEIENNTNYPMQRNYSWLLRLPIFLGFGSVGILALVGTILSIKSLRRILLLYLFLFSGMLSIVIVFILGRYKICFLPIFIIFAGFSLNWWYEKIKERKLSPILLSLIPLFFSGNLVYSQYISGFFYPLVHPEGIHKEIEGVIVIKDNGDNERLSKDAFVLKGEIKKELIITENLQKFKEIILFFSYQAEKPGALTVDINGRIRGDCSIGGSGSLLQIGSIRLNPSLFNKGKNTIVISSSENFLFPIDEGITFKRSFFLKNGRWESLKKGEFMVWLELIR, via the coding sequence ATGAAGGCAAAACAAAAGAAAGAGATTACTATTGATAAAAAAGAGATAATCATTGTTTCCTTGCTTCTTCTTGTTGCCCTTATCTTTCGCCTTATCTATCTTTCCTCTCTTAAGGCAAATGACCCTTCGTTTTATAATCCTCCTTTGGGAACAGATATGCTTACCTATGATAACTATGCCAAGCAAATCCTTGATGGCACATTCTCTAATAAAGGGCCATATTACTATGGTCCTCTATATTTCTACTTCCTTGCCTTAATCTATAAAATCTTTGGTATAGACCCTTATTTTCCAAGGCTTATCCAGATGATCCTTGGTGTTCTAACCTCCTTTTTAACCTATTTAATCGCAAAGAAGGTCTTTAACAAACCAATTGGCTATATCTCCCTGATTATCTCAATCCTTTATGCAATGTTCTATATCCACGAAGGTGTCTTGCTTATGGAATCCTTGATAACCTTTCTAAATACATTATCCATCTTTCTTCTCTTAAGAATAGAGGATAATCCATCTTACAAAAACATTGCCTTTGCTGGAATTTCTTTAGGTCTCTCTGCCTTAGCCAGGGCAAATATCTTGCTCTTTATTCCCTTTCTTCTTCCCTGGATGCTCATTAATTCAAAATTCAAAATTCAAAATTCAAAATTCTTAAGATATGGCTTTCTTTGCTTAATTATCCTTCTTACCATCTCTCCTGCAACAATCAGGAACTACCTTGTATCTGGCAGATTTGTGCTGATCTCAACCAATGGGCCAGTTAATCTATGGATTGGGAATAACCCTTATGCTGATGGTGAATACACCTACCCTCCCTCCCATTATCAAAAAATGGTAGATGATATAGTAAGAAAGAAAGGGGATGGGGCATATATAGATGAGGTTATCAGGTTTTTTAAAAATAACCCAAAAGGCTTTTTTCTTTTGCAACTTAAAAAATTCCTTCTTTTTTGGCAGGCTTATGAGATTGAAAATAATACAAATTATCCGATGCAAAGGAATTATTCCTGGTTGCTTAGGCTTCCCATATTCCTTGGATTTGGGAGTGTCGGGATTTTAGCCCTGGTTGGAACTATTCTCTCCATAAAGTCTTTAAGAAGGATACTCCTTCTTTATCTATTTCTCTTTTCTGGGATGTTGTCTATTGTAATTGTGTTTATTTTGGGAAGATATAAAATTTGTTTTCTTCCTATTTTTATTATCTTTGCCGGATTTAGCCTCAATTGGTGGTATGAAAAGATTAAAGAGAGAAAATTATCTCCTATCCTTTTATCCCTTATTCCCTTGTTTTTTTCAGGAAATCTTGTTTATTCTCAATATATATCGGGATTTTTTTATCCTCTTGTTCATCCAGAAGGAATACATAAAGAGATTGAGGGTGTGATTGTTATAAAGGATAATGGTGATAACGAAAGATTAAGCAAGGATGCCTTTGTGCTTAAGGGTGAAATTAAAAAGGAGTTAATCATTACAGAAAACCTACAGAAATTTAAAGAAATTATTCTTTTCTTTAGTTATCAAGCCGAAAAGCCAGGGGCATTAACGGTGGATATTAATGGAAGGATTAGAGGAGATTGTTCCATAGGTGGAAGTGGCTCTCTTCTTCAAATAGGCTCAATAAGGCTTAATCCCTCTTTGTTTAACAAAGGAAAGAATACCATTGTTATTTCATCTTCCGAAAATTTTTTATTTCCTATAGATGAAGGAATCACATTCAAAAGGTCATTTTTCTTAAAAAATGGCAGATGGGAAAGTCTAAAAAAGGGAGAATTTATGGTCTGGTTGGAATTGATAAGATAA